The following coding sequences are from one Spea bombifrons isolate aSpeBom1 chromosome 13, aSpeBom1.2.pri, whole genome shotgun sequence window:
- the LOC128471895 gene encoding cadherin-like protein 26, which yields MKVPCLLLLLIFTVITYGEGKRKQEITQKKHIAKRSLIPADSLRPLRRTKRRWVLTTLVLEENDNGPFPKLAGDLFNDRAANYSIKYLISGPGVDLPPEVGLFTINDQTGQVFVHRPIDREKTPYFEICFDAADRLSGKIVDKSLIFNVEVKDKNDNAPEFSKSVYEVSLKETANLENPVLQVLAYDGDKQDTANSDITYSIVSQIPALPNVKFIIDPKSGLIRGQGCLNYEQSNTIKLLVSARDNGLEPLSSTATAILRIEDGNNQKPTFPTLNYNLTVREGEVKNDLLRIKVEDKDLPQTPAWRAKFKILSGNEKGNYNLTTDPKTNEGILGIVKPLDFEGTPLKVLKISVQNEEPLYICQNSKVQVDNTPQLNNVTVTITVMDINDAPIFHPATQIIREKEGLKSGSLLLRINATDPDRIPNRIRYEIAHDPAGWATVDKNTGEIRTLKELDRESPEVKDSVYTIIVNAIDDGDPPQTGSTTVLLYLSDLNDNTPELVLPYVERCQALNKQAFTVQAVDKDLDPFSGPFKFELGDNSRAVQDVWKIGRSLGDSVELLMVDDLPPGNYTVPLSFFDRQGSSSKQVLNIRVCGCPDGLTCEKIQPAAHSLGGGAIGVIVGVLLLFLLALCLLMCCFCGSGIKKTKTFLPNDEGNQTLINYNEEGGSVLSQTSPTVLIGNGNGNIGMTKNGVGVYASVSKQNSQNQNVAQLQGTQKEAWNQGSGFRLHAENSSYTPNSKILRDGTLNNKGLDIFVERVGEMVNYKLQAFLDEDEITEYNPRTYAYEGELERMDSGSSFSIADNDADLSFLNDLGPKFLTLGDICQTK from the exons gTGATAACATACGGCGAGGGGAAGCGAAAACAAGAAATCACCCAAAAGAAACATATTGCGAAACGG AGCCTGATTCCGGCAGATAGCCTCCGGCCTCTCCGGCGAACGAAGAGAAGGTGGGTCCTCACTACGCTGGTGTTGGAAGAGAACGACAATGGACCTTTCCCCAAATTAGCTGGAGAT CTTTTCAACGATCGAGCCGCCAACTACTCTATCAAGTACCTTATCAGCGGCCCTGGGGTGGACCTCCCGCCGGAGGTCGGTCTCTTCACCATCAATGATCAGACAGGTCAAGTCTTCGTTCACCGGCCCATTGACAGAGAGAAGACACCTTACTTTGAG ATTTGTTTTGATGCTGCCGACAGATTGTCCGGAAAAATTGTAGACAAATCTctcatttttaatgttgaagTGAAAGATAAAAATGACAACGCTCCCGAATTCTCCAAATCGGTGTATGAAGTCTCCTTGAAGGAAACGGCTAATCTTG AAAACCCAGTTTTACAAGTTTTGGCGTATGACGGTGACAAGCAGGACACGGCGAATTCAGACATCACCTACAGCATCGTCTCACAGATACCCGCCCTTCCCAATGTGAAATTCATTATCGATCCTAAATCCGGATTGATCCGCGGCCAAGGGTGCTTGAACTATGAG CAATCCAATACGATTAAGCTGTTGGTGAGTGCGCGTGACAATGGACTCGAGCCTCTCTCCTCCACGGCCACCGCTATTCTTCGAATCGAAGACGGAAATAACCAGAAGCCCACGTTCCCCACACTGAAT TACAATCTGACCGTGCGAGAGGGGGAAGTGAAGAACGATTTACTAAGAATCAAAGTGGAGGATAAAGATTTACCGCAGACACCGGCGTGGAGAGCCAAGTTCAAAATCCTGTCCGGAAATGAGAAAGGAAATTACAACCTCACGACGGATCCGAAGACAAACGAGGGCATTCTGGGCATTGTGAAG CCTTTGGACTTTGAGGGAACCCCTTTGAAGGTCCTTAAAATATCTGTACAAAATGAAGAGCCATTATACATCTGCCAAAATTCCAAAGTTCAGGTGGACAACACACCCCAACTGAACAACGTGACTGTCACTATAACCGTTATGGACATAAACGATGCTCCGATTTTTCATCCTGCAACTCAAATAATCAGAGAAAAGGAAGGTCTGAAGTCAGGGTCCCTCCTGCTGAGGATTAACGCTACAGATCCAGACAGGATTCCCAACAGGATCAG GTATGAGATCGCGCATGACCCTGCAGGTTGGGCCACTGTGGACAAAAATACTGGAGAAATCAGAACGTTGAAAGAACTAGACCGCGAATCGCCGGAAGTCAAGGACAGCGTCTACACTATCATTGTCAATGCTATAGACGACG GTGACCCCCCGCAGACAGGGAGCACTACCGTACTCCTCTACCTGTCCGACCTCAATGACAACACCCCAGAGCTGGTCTTGCCGTACGTGGAAAGGTGCCAGGCGCTCAACAAACAGGCGTTTACCGTGCAGGCCGTCGACAAGGACCTGGATCCGTTCTCCGGACCATTCAAGTTTGAACTGGGGGACAATTCTAGAGCTGTGCAGGACGTCTGGAAAATCGGACGGAGTCTCG GTGATTCCGTCGAACTCTTAATGGTTGATGATCTTCCACCCGGGAACTACACGGTTCCGTTGTCGTTCTTCGACAGGCAGGGCAGTTCCAGCAAGCAGGTGCTGAATATTCGAGTCTGCGGCTGTCCGGACGGCCTGACCTGCGAGAAGATACAGCCAGCAGCTCATAGCTTGGGCGGAGGAGCCATCGGAGTAATAGTTGGCGTTTTGCTTTTGTTCCTGC TGGCCCTGTGTCTTCTGATGTGCTGCTTCTGTGGCTCCGGAATCAAGAAGACCAAAACCTTTTTGCCCAACGATGAAGGAAACCAAACCCTGATCAACTATAATGAAGAGGGAGGAAGTGTGCTGTCtcag ACAAGCCCGACGGTACTTATTGGGAATGGAAATGGGAACATCGGCATGACTAAG aatGGAGTGGGGGTTTATGCATCTGTTTCAAAACAAAACTCACAAAACCAAAATGTTGCCCAG CTTCAGGGAACACAAAAGGAAGCATGGAATCAG GGTTCCGGCTTCCGGTTGCACGCAGAGAACAGCAGCTATACCCCG AACAGCAAAATCCTGAGGGACGGAACGTTAAATAATAAAGGACTCGACATTTTTGTAGAGAGGGTCGGAGAAATGGTGAATTAT AAACTACAAGCATTCCTTGACGAAGACGAAATCACCGAATACAATCCTCGGACGTACGCCTACGAAGGAGAGCTGGAGAGAATGGATTCGGGGAGCTCGTTCTCCATCGCAGACAACGACGCCGACCTCTCCTTCCTAAATGATTTGGGTCCCAAATTCTTAACGCTTGGGGACATTTGCCAAACGAAATGA